One window from the genome of Enterobacter asburiae encodes:
- the tauD gene encoding taurine dioxygenase — protein sequence MSERLTITPLGPYIGAQVSGLDVTRPLSDNQFEQLYHAVLRHQVVFLREQAITPQQQRALALRFGDLHIHPVYPHAEGVEEIIVLDTHNDNPPDNDNWHTDVTFIETPPAGAILAAKLLPETGGDTLWTSGIAAYEALSAPFRTLLSGLRAEHDFKKSFQEYKYRKTEEEHQRWQEAVAKHPPLLHPVVRTHPVTGKQALFVNEGFTTRIVDVSEKESEALLGFLFAHITKPEFQVRWRWQENDLAIWDNRVTQHYANADYLPQRRIMQRATILGDKPFYRAP from the coding sequence ATGAGTGAACGTCTGACCATTACCCCGCTGGGGCCGTACATTGGCGCGCAGGTGTCGGGCCTGGATGTGACCCGTCCGCTGAGCGATAACCAGTTCGAGCAGCTGTACCACGCGGTGCTGCGCCATCAGGTGGTGTTCCTGCGCGAACAGGCGATCACCCCACAGCAGCAGCGCGCGCTGGCCTTGCGCTTTGGCGATCTGCATATCCACCCCGTCTATCCGCATGCGGAAGGGGTGGAGGAGATTATCGTTCTGGACACCCACAACGATAACCCGCCGGATAACGACAACTGGCATACCGACGTGACCTTTATCGAGACGCCGCCCGCCGGGGCGATTCTGGCGGCGAAGCTGCTGCCGGAAACCGGCGGCGATACGCTGTGGACCAGCGGGATTGCGGCGTATGAGGCGCTCTCCGCACCGTTCCGGACGCTGCTGAGCGGGCTGCGGGCGGAGCACGACTTCAAAAAATCATTCCAGGAATACAAGTACCGTAAAACGGAAGAGGAGCATCAGCGCTGGCAGGAAGCTGTGGCGAAGCATCCTCCGCTCCTGCACCCGGTGGTGCGCACCCATCCGGTCACGGGCAAGCAGGCGCTGTTTGTGAACGAAGGGTTCACCACGCGCATTGTGGACGTGTCCGAGAAAGAGAGCGAGGCGCTGCTGGGATTCCTGTTCGCGCATATCACCAAGCCGGAGTTTCAGGTTCGCTGGCGCTGGCAGGAGAACGACCTGGCGATCTGGGATAACCGCGTAACGCAGCACTATGCCAATGCGGACTATCTTCCGCAGCGCCGGATTATGCAGCGGGCGACGATTTTGGGGGATAAGCCGTTTTACCGTGCGCCTTGA
- the tauC gene encoding taurine ABC transporter permease TauC: protein MSIVFSEKTRRARLALRWPFSRQITLSVGTLLVLLAVWWAVAAQQWVSPLFLPPPGQVLAKLITIAGPQGFMDATLWQHLGASLARILVALLAAVIIGIPVGIAMGLSPTVRGILDPLIELYRPVPPLAYLPLMVIWFGIGETSKILLIYLAIFAPVAMSALAGVKSAQQVRIRAAQSLGASRTQVLLFVILPGALPEILTGLRIGLGVGWSTLVAAELIAATRGLGFMVQSAGEFLATDVVLAGIAVIAAIAFGLELGLRALQRRLTPWHGEIQ, encoded by the coding sequence ATGAGCATCGTCTTCAGTGAAAAAACGCGCCGCGCGCGTCTGGCGCTGCGCTGGCCTTTCTCGCGCCAAATCACGCTGAGCGTCGGTACGCTGCTGGTGCTGCTGGCGGTGTGGTGGGCGGTTGCTGCCCAGCAGTGGGTCAGCCCGCTGTTTCTGCCGCCGCCGGGACAGGTGCTGGCCAAACTCATTACCATCGCCGGGCCGCAGGGCTTTATGGATGCCACGCTCTGGCAGCATTTAGGTGCAAGTCTGGCGCGTATTCTGGTGGCGCTTCTGGCGGCGGTGATTATCGGTATTCCGGTTGGGATCGCGATGGGCTTAAGCCCGACGGTGCGCGGCATCCTCGACCCGCTGATTGAGCTTTACCGTCCGGTGCCGCCGCTGGCCTATCTGCCGCTGATGGTGATCTGGTTCGGCATCGGTGAAACGTCAAAAATCCTGCTGATTTATCTGGCGATTTTCGCCCCGGTTGCCATGTCGGCGCTGGCGGGCGTGAAGAGCGCCCAGCAGGTGCGGATCCGCGCGGCGCAGTCGCTGGGAGCCAGCCGCACCCAGGTGCTGCTGTTCGTGATTTTACCGGGCGCACTGCCGGAGATCTTAACCGGGCTGCGCATTGGCCTCGGCGTAGGCTGGTCCACGCTGGTGGCGGCAGAGCTGATTGCGGCCACGCGCGGCCTTGGGTTTATGGTGCAGTCGGCGGGAGAGTTCCTGGCGACTGACGTGGTGCTGGCAGGGATCGCGGTGATCGCCGCGATCGCCTTTGGATTAGAACTGGGGCTGCGCGCGTTACAGCGCCGCCTGACGCCCTGGCATGGAGAAATACAATGA
- the tauA gene encoding taurine ABC transporter substrate-binding protein, with protein MAISSRITLLGALALWAFQAQAVDVTVAYQTSAEPAKVAQADNTFAKESGAKVDWRKFDSGASVVRALASGDVQIGNIGSSPLAVAASQQVPIEVFLLASQLGNSEALVVKKNITKPEDLIGKRIAVPFISTTHYSLLAALKHWGIKPGQVQIINLQPPAIIAAWQRGDIDGAYVWAPAVNELEKDGTVLTDSEKVGQWGAPTLDVWVVRKDFAEKHPEVVKAFAKSAIDAQQPYISNPDEWLKQPANLEKLSRLSGVPEADVPGLVKGNTYLTPAQQVQQLTGPVNKAIVDTATFLKEQGKVPAVAADYSQYVTDRFVK; from the coding sequence ATGGCAATTTCATCGCGAATCACACTTCTCGGCGCACTGGCGCTGTGGGCATTTCAGGCGCAGGCGGTGGACGTCACCGTCGCGTATCAAACCTCTGCGGAACCGGCGAAAGTCGCGCAGGCGGACAACACCTTTGCCAAAGAGAGCGGGGCGAAAGTCGACTGGCGCAAGTTCGACAGCGGGGCATCCGTCGTGCGTGCGTTAGCCTCCGGCGACGTGCAGATCGGCAATATCGGATCCAGCCCGCTGGCGGTTGCGGCCAGCCAGCAGGTGCCGATTGAGGTTTTCCTGCTCGCCTCGCAGCTCGGTAACTCTGAAGCGCTGGTGGTGAAGAAGAACATCACCAAACCGGAAGATCTGATCGGCAAACGCATCGCCGTGCCGTTTATCTCCACCACCCACTACAGCCTGCTTGCGGCGCTGAAACACTGGGGTATCAAGCCGGGTCAGGTACAAATCATCAACCTGCAGCCGCCGGCGATTATCGCCGCCTGGCAGCGCGGGGATATTGACGGGGCCTACGTGTGGGCACCGGCAGTGAACGAACTGGAAAAAGACGGCACCGTGCTGACCGACTCTGAAAAAGTGGGCCAGTGGGGCGCGCCAACCCTCGACGTGTGGGTCGTGCGCAAAGACTTTGCCGAGAAACATCCTGAGGTGGTGAAAGCCTTCGCCAAAAGCGCGATTGACGCCCAGCAGCCGTACATCTCTAACCCGGATGAATGGCTGAAGCAGCCCGCCAACCTGGAAAAACTCTCCCGCCTGAGCGGCGTGCCGGAAGCGGACGTGCCGGGTCTGGTGAAAGGCAATACCTATCTGACGCCCGCGCAGCAGGTACAGCAGCTGACCGGCCCCGTGAACAAAGCGATTGTGGATACCGCCACCTTCCTGAAAGAGCAGGGCAAAGTGCCGGCGGTGGCAGCGGATTACAGCCAGTACGTGACCGATCGTTTTGTGAAATAA
- a CDS encoding lysophospholipid acyltransferase family protein — MFSLDSVLDDLWPQARPAPWQKSLLKRLFYEDEFQQFAAAHRHLKGLDMVEQVLEHLDILCTVSARELEQIPEYGPLVIIANHPTGTLDGLALMYAVSRVRRDVKVVTNRMLTHLEPLSSLFIPVDNMGGRTAKSSLVQMEQHLQNAGVLIFFPAGEVSRPTRKGIRDKKWHSGFIKLASKLRAPLLPVHIQAHNSLLFYASTLVSPTLSMLLLMQQMFRRRHSQLPIKIGQQIAWHHWHSATLSSREMAEQCRQHVMRLGKGVPGVFKTQCAIARPEDRATLKRALVQAECLGNTSDGKTIYLWQRNGQEDAPLLRELGRLREIAFRAVEEGSGKRRDTDCYDDDYLHLILWDDEDLEIVGAYRFMPTASQVERRGLEGLYSYSLFHYDDKMQDVLEHGIELGRSFIQPRYWGRRGLDYLWSGIGAYLARYPHYRYLFGPVSISGGLPPAARDLLVAFYRLWFPATHPLAASRQPYPASLPDVLAQFGGVDYVDDLTKLKSLLGNLGCGIPPLYKQYSELCEPGGVQFIDFGSDPAFNNCVDGLVLVDLCYLKANRYHRYIEAHLIPSPQPSP, encoded by the coding sequence ATGTTTAGCCTCGATAGCGTTCTCGACGATCTTTGGCCTCAGGCGAGGCCTGCACCCTGGCAAAAAAGTCTGTTAAAAAGACTGTTTTACGAAGACGAATTTCAGCAATTTGCCGCAGCTCACCGCCACCTGAAAGGACTGGATATGGTGGAGCAAGTTCTGGAACACCTTGATATTCTCTGCACCGTTTCCGCCCGCGAACTCGAACAAATCCCCGAATATGGCCCGCTGGTCATTATTGCCAACCACCCGACGGGTACGCTGGACGGCCTGGCGCTGATGTACGCCGTCTCCCGCGTGCGACGCGATGTGAAAGTCGTCACCAACCGGATGCTGACGCATCTGGAACCGCTCAGCTCACTGTTTATTCCGGTGGACAATATGGGCGGCAGGACGGCGAAATCATCGCTGGTGCAGATGGAACAGCATCTGCAAAACGCGGGCGTGCTGATCTTCTTCCCGGCCGGAGAAGTGTCCCGCCCCACGCGCAAAGGCATTCGCGACAAAAAGTGGCACTCTGGCTTTATCAAACTCGCCAGCAAGCTGCGCGCGCCGCTGCTGCCGGTGCATATTCAGGCGCATAACAGCCTGCTCTTCTATGCCAGCACGCTGGTCTCCCCGACGCTGTCGATGCTGCTGCTGATGCAGCAGATGTTTCGCCGCCGCCATAGCCAGCTGCCGATTAAAATCGGCCAGCAGATCGCCTGGCATCACTGGCATAGCGCCACCCTTTCGTCGCGTGAGATGGCCGAGCAGTGCCGTCAGCACGTGATGCGTCTTGGCAAGGGAGTGCCCGGCGTCTTTAAAACCCAGTGCGCCATTGCCCGTCCGGAAGACCGGGCCACCCTGAAACGCGCGCTGGTGCAGGCCGAATGTCTGGGCAATACCAGCGACGGTAAAACCATCTATCTTTGGCAGCGCAACGGGCAGGAAGACGCCCCGCTGCTGCGCGAGCTGGGCCGCCTGCGCGAGATTGCCTTTCGCGCGGTGGAGGAAGGGAGCGGTAAACGCCGGGATACCGACTGCTACGATGATGATTATCTGCACCTGATCCTGTGGGATGATGAGGATCTGGAGATCGTCGGCGCGTATCGCTTTATGCCGACCGCCAGCCAGGTAGAACGTCGCGGTCTGGAGGGGTTGTACAGCTATAGCCTGTTCCACTACGACGACAAAATGCAGGACGTGCTGGAGCACGGCATTGAGCTGGGGCGCAGCTTTATTCAACCGCGCTACTGGGGACGCCGCGGCCTGGATTATTTATGGTCCGGCATTGGGGCTTACCTGGCGCGTTATCCGCACTACCGCTACCTGTTTGGCCCGGTCTCGATCTCCGGCGGCTTACCGCCTGCCGCGCGGGATCTGCTGGTGGCATTTTACCGCCTGTGGTTCCCGGCGACGCATCCGCTGGCCGCGTCACGTCAGCCGTATCCCGCATCGCTGCCGGACGTGCTCGCGCAGTTTGGCGGCGTGGATTACGTGGACGACCTGACAAAGCTTAAATCCCTGCTCGGCAATCTTGGCTGCGGCATTCCGCCGCTCTACAAGCAGTATTCCGAGCTTTGTGAACCCGGCGGCGTGCAGTTTATTGATTTTGGCAGCGACCCGGCGTTCAACAACTGCGTCGACGGGCTGGTGCTGGTGGATTTGTGCTACCTGAAGGCGAACCGCTATCATCGGTATATTGAGGCGCATTTAATTCCCTCACCCCAGCCCTCTCCCTAA
- the mmuM gene encoding homocysteine S-methyltransferase, with the protein MSQNNPLTAILEKQPFVVLDGAMATELEARGCNLADSLWSAKVLMENPELIREVHLDYYRAGAQVAITASYQATPAGFAARGLDEAQSRALIGKSVELARKAREAYLAENPHAGTLLVAGSVGPYGAYLADGSEYRGDYVRSTEEFITFHRPRVEALLDAGADLLACETLPSFVEVKALAALLAEYPRARAWFSFTLRDSEHLSDGTPLREVVSVLENSPHIVALGINCIALENTTAALKHLQSLTSLPLVVYPNSGEHYDAVTKTWHHHGEACETLAGYLPQWLAAGAKLIGGCCRTTPKDIAELTVQR; encoded by the coding sequence ATGTCGCAGAATAACCCGCTTACCGCCATCCTTGAAAAGCAGCCGTTTGTGGTGCTGGATGGCGCGATGGCGACGGAGCTGGAAGCGCGCGGCTGTAACCTGGCAGACAGCCTCTGGTCTGCCAAAGTACTGATGGAAAACCCGGAACTTATTCGCGAAGTGCATCTCGATTACTACCGCGCGGGTGCGCAGGTGGCGATCACCGCCAGCTATCAGGCCACGCCTGCGGGGTTTGCGGCGCGCGGCCTGGACGAAGCGCAGTCCCGCGCGCTGATCGGCAAAAGCGTTGAGCTGGCGCGTAAGGCGCGCGAAGCGTATCTGGCCGAAAACCCGCATGCGGGCACGCTGCTGGTGGCGGGATCCGTTGGGCCGTACGGCGCATATCTGGCGGATGGCTCAGAGTATCGCGGCGACTACGTGCGCAGCACTGAGGAGTTTATTACCTTCCACCGTCCGCGCGTGGAAGCGCTGCTGGATGCGGGCGCTGACCTGCTGGCCTGCGAAACGCTGCCCTCGTTTGTGGAGGTTAAGGCACTGGCGGCGCTTCTTGCCGAGTACCCCCGTGCCCGGGCGTGGTTCTCGTTCACCTTACGAGACAGCGAGCACCTGAGCGACGGTACGCCGCTGCGTGAGGTGGTCAGCGTGCTGGAAAACTCGCCGCACATTGTCGCGCTGGGCATTAACTGCATCGCCCTGGAAAATACCACGGCGGCGCTGAAGCATCTGCAAAGCCTGACGTCCCTGCCGCTGGTGGTCTATCCGAACTCGGGCGAGCATTATGACGCGGTAACCAAAACCTGGCACCACCACGGGGAAGCGTGCGAGACGCTGGCGGGGTATCTGCCGCAGTGGCTGGCTGCCGGAGCTAAGCTGATTGGCGGATGCTGTCGGACCACGCCTAAAGACATTGCTGAGCTGACGGTTCAGCGCTGA
- the tauB gene encoding taurine ABC transporter ATP-binding subunit, producing the protein MLNITNLYADYGGKPALEDINLTLDSGELLVVLGPSGCGKTTLLNLIAGFVPYQHGIIQLEGKKVEGPGAERGVVFQNEGLLPWRNVQENVAFGLQLAGVNREQRLETARAMLKKVGLEGAEKRFIWQLSGGQRQRVGIARALAANPQLLLLDEPFGALDAFTREQMQTLLLRLWHETGKQVLLITHDIEEAVFMATELVLLSPGPGRVLERLPLDFARRYVAGEPVRSIKSDPLFIEQREYVLSRVFEQREAFS; encoded by the coding sequence ATGCTGAATATTACGAACCTGTACGCCGATTACGGTGGTAAGCCCGCGCTGGAGGACATCAACCTGACGCTGGACAGCGGTGAACTGCTGGTGGTGCTGGGCCCGTCCGGGTGCGGAAAAACCACGCTGCTGAATCTGATCGCCGGGTTTGTCCCTTATCAGCATGGCATCATTCAACTGGAAGGCAAAAAGGTGGAAGGCCCGGGCGCCGAGCGCGGCGTGGTCTTCCAGAACGAAGGATTGCTTCCCTGGCGTAACGTGCAGGAAAACGTGGCGTTTGGGCTACAGCTTGCGGGCGTCAATCGCGAACAGCGGCTGGAAACGGCGCGGGCGATGCTGAAAAAAGTGGGTCTGGAAGGGGCGGAAAAACGCTTTATCTGGCAGCTTTCCGGCGGCCAGCGACAGCGCGTAGGTATTGCCCGCGCGCTGGCCGCGAATCCGCAGCTGTTGCTGCTGGACGAGCCGTTCGGGGCGCTGGATGCCTTCACCCGCGAGCAGATGCAAACCCTACTGCTGCGCCTGTGGCATGAGACGGGCAAGCAGGTGCTGCTGATTACCCACGATATCGAAGAGGCGGTGTTTATGGCGACGGAGCTGGTGCTGCTCTCGCCGGGGCCGGGGCGCGTGCTGGAGCGTTTGCCGCTGGATTTCGCCCGCCGCTACGTCGCGGGAGAACCCGTGCGCAGCATCAAATCCGATCCGCTGTTTATCGAACAGCGTGAATACGTCTTAAGCCGCGTGTTTGAACAACGGGAGGCCTTCTCATGA